TGCAAAAGCAAAGAAGAAAAGTGAGCTTGTTCGCATGAAAGACGCCATTATGACAGGCGTTTCTTACATGATTCCCTTTATTGTGGGCGGTGGTGTGTTACAAGGAATTGCAAAGGCTATGGGTGGATATGACATTGCTGCTCAAGCGGCAAATCTACCCTGGTCAGAGTTTACGCTCGCAATGACCATCCACGCTATTGGAGCCGCCATATTTACTGTTGCCGTTCCAATCATTGGTGCCTATGTTGCCTTTGCTCTAGCCGATAAACCAGGAATCGCTCCGGGTTTTGCTGTGGGTGTTGTGTCCACGACGGTGGCTGCGGGCTTCTTGGGTGCTCTCGTGGGCGGTATCATGGCAGCTTATGTAACTAACTATCTAAAGGAGCTTTCACGCAAAGTTCCTGAAGATGTGAAATCGGTCTTTCCTATTTTGCTAATCCCGGTTGGTTCTACTCTTATATGTTGCCTCATGATGTGGTACGTCATCGGTGTGCCCATCGGTTGGCTTATGACGGGTCTTGAGACATTGTTGACAAACCTTCAGGGTTTTGGTCGTTTTGCCTTTGGTGCAGCAATTGGTGCCGGCATGTCAACCGACCAAGGAGGTCCTATCTCAAAGGCGGTGGCTCTCTTTACCAACGGCCTCAATACTCAGGGCATTTTAGGACCTACCGCTTCAAAGATGTGCGGTGGCATGCAAAATCCTCTAGGCATATGCATTGCCATGTTACTTGGTGGCAAAAAGAAGTTCTCAAAGAAAGAGCGCTCAACAATTGTTTCTGGTTTGGTACTTGGCTGCTGCTATATCCAAGAGTACGTGATTCCGTTTCTCATTAAAGACACTTGGCGCTGCATTATTCCGTGCATGATTGGTGGCGCGGTGTCAGGCGGTACGGTTATGCTCTTGGGTGTGGAGTCTGCAGCTGTGCACGGCGGTGTATTTGTTGTTGCTATGATGAGCAACCCACTAGTCTTTGTGGGTTGCTGGCTGTTAGGTGCATGTGTAACCGGTGTCTTGTATGCCATTTTGCGTCAACCTCTTGAGCCCGATATGACCGATGGCGGTAACGCTATTCTTGATCAGTTGATGGACTAGTGTTTGAGAACTGAGTGTTGATAAACGAGAGCGCGGCCCCGAGATGGTTAGCTGCGTTATAGCTTGAAAGGCATGAGTTCATGTATGTATCTATGAAAGAAATGCTTCTCCATGCAAGTGAGCATCGCTATGCAGTTATGGCAATTAATTGTGTCAATCTTGAGCAGGCAAAGGCAATTTGTTATGCAGCTGACGCAGAGGCCGCGCCCGTTATTATCAATATTTCTCCCCGGCAAATGAAAGCGCATGCGACACCAGAGGTAATGGTGCCGCTTATTCGAGCGCTCGCTGAGCCATTGGATGTGCCTGTGGCACTAAATCTTGACCATGGTGCTGAGTTCAAGGATATTACGCGTTGTATACGAGCGGGTTACTCAAGTGTGATGGTCGATGCCTCACAGTATGATTTTGAGGAGAATATACGCCGCACACGTCTTGTTACAGCGCTTGCTCATGAGCGTGGTATTTCGGTTGAGGCTGAACTTGGACACGTTGGTCAGGCAGCTGCAGGAGATGGGCAAGAGGCAGATTTTTATACTCGTGTGGATAAGGCGGTAGAGTTTGTTGAGCGGACGCATTGTGATGCTCTGGCTGTGGCAATTGGTACGGCACATGGGTCATATCCTGACAATTACGTGCCGCAGCTTGATTTTGACAGGCTTGCTCAGTTAAAAGAAGCCCTTAACATGCCCTTAGTATTGCATGGTGGTTCAGGTGCAGGTGAGGCTAATATTCGCAAAGCTGTGGCGCTTGGTATCAACAAGATTAACGTATGCACCGATTTGTTTCGTCATCAGCGCGCAGCTATGCACAAGCAACTCAATACAGAGCCCACAATCGATTATATGGATATTCAGATGCATGGTATGCAGGCCGCTTGCGCATTCATTCGCTCTTATATGCACATGATAGGTTCGAGTGGGCGTTATCAATTTAGGCATACAGGGGACGCGTATGATTAGTCTATTGCACGCAGGTTACGGTTTATAGAGAGGTTGGAAGCGCATATGATTAACTTTGAGTTTTTGGTTCCCACGAAAGTGTTATTTGGAAAAGATACCGAGGCTGAGGCGGGTCGGCTCGTTAAAGAGTTTGGCGGTCACAAAGTATTACTTCACTGGGGTGGGTCCTACGTTCGCGAGACCGGTTTGTTACAGCGTGTGCAAGCTGGTTTAGACGCTGAACACATTTCCTACGTTGAGTTTGATGGAGTAGTGCCTAATCCTCGGCTTTCTCTTGTTAAACGAGGCGTTGAACTTTGCCGTCGCGAAGGAGTTGACTTTGTTTTAGCAATTGGAGGCGGCTCGGCGATAGACTCTGCAAAAGCAATTGCATATGGCTTAGCAAACGACTTTGAGCTTGAAGACCTTTTTATGCATAAGGTAACTACTAATGCCATTGCTAAGCTGGGTGCTATTACTACGCTTGCAGGCACTGGTTCTGAAACATCAAATTCAACCGTTATCAACGTCGATACGCTTGATACTGGTGTTGAATATAAGCGCTCCTATAATCATGAGTGTGCCCGCCCGCTTTTTGCCATCATGAATCCTGAGCTAACTTATTCGGTACCGGCATTTCAAACGGCAGCGCCTGGTGCAGATATTATGTTGCATACTATGGAGCGCTATTTTACGCAGGAGCGCGGTGCCCATCTTACTGATGCGCTTGCAGAGGCGCTTATGCGAACTGTGCGTACAGCTGTGCCCGAAGCGGTGGCACATCCACAGAGCTATGAAGCACGTGCTAATTTATTGTGGGCTGGCTCGTTGTCGCACAATGGTTTGACGGGTGCTGGTGTTGTAGGCGATTTTGCGTGTCATGCCATCGAACATGAAATAGGAGCACTTTTTGATGTGGCGCACGGTGCAGGTTTAACGGCTATTTGGTCAAGTTGGGCGCGCTACGTTATTGATGCATGTCCTGAGCGCTTTGCCCAGTTTGCCGTTAATGTGTTTGGTGTTACGCAAGATTTTTCAAATCCGAAAAAGACAGGGCTTCGGGGTATTCAGGCTTGGGAGCATTGGTGTTTGAGTATTGGTCTACCTATTACCCTAGGTGAGCTGGGTATTTTCCCAACTGATGCAGAGTTGACCGCAATTGCCAAGGGAGCTTGCGCTGCGCGTGGAACAGAGAAAATCGGCGCGTTTATGCAACTTGGCACAGACGATATTGAGGCGATTTTGCGCATGGCACAGGGCTAGACCTGGTAGCAGAAGGGGGGCGCAGATGACAGAATTTGTTCGAGCGCAAAACGTCTATCTTGATGTGGAGTTGCACTCAAAAGATGAGGTTCTGCTGTTCTTGTCACAGATGGCAGAGCAGTGTGGCTATACCGCAAACGCCGAGGTAGTTAAGCGAGCCTTTGTAGAGCGTGAAGCTTTGGGGCCAACGGGCATGATTGATGGCATTGCGGTACCGCACGCTAAATCGGCTGCAATTTCTCATGCGGGAGTACTAGTTGTTCGCTTTACTGAGGCGCTTGATACATGGGAGAGCATTGATGGTTCACCGGTGTCAGTGGCTATTGCTCTGCTCGTGCCTGAGGCTGCATCAGGCGATGGGCACGTTGCTTTGCTGGCGCGTGTAGCGCGAGCGCACATGGACAATGAACTTCGTACGTGTATTAAGATATCTGATGACCCCGCGCACGTTGCAGCTTGTATAAACGCGCTGCTGGACTAGCTGTAAAGAAGTTTATGAAACTCATGGACGTTAGCGAGAGCTGCGCGGTATCCTAAGCGCACGGTGCCTGTGCGCTACAGTACAGCGAAGAGAGCTTCTGCCTGATACGCCATAGTACGGCGCACGGGTGCGCATAACCTGCTATGATGTGCACTGTATCGCATTGTATTTGTGCACGTGTGCAGGGTCAAAGTGTGGCTACGTTTTGACCTTGCCCACAGCAACAGACGCGCCAACCTGCAAGGGAGTTTCATGGACCGCATCAAAATCGCTCAGCTCTATGCTGATGCTGCAACGTTTGCTCAACAAACGATTACGGTTGCCGGCTGGGTAAAGTCGGTGCGTGATATGAAAAATTTTGGCTTTGTAACGCTTAATGATGGTAGTTGCTTTGCAGACTTGCAAGTTGTTATGAATCGCGACAGTTTGCCTAACTATGATGACATTGCGCACCAAAATGTCTCTGCAGCGCTCATCGCCACCGGTACAATTAAGCTCACGCCCGATGCCCCGCAGCCTTTTGAGCTTGTGGCGAGCTCCATGGTGGTCGAGGGTACATCCACACCTGAGTATCCTTTGCAGAAAAAGCGTGCCACCCTTGAGTTTTTGCGCACGCAGCAGCATTTGCGTCCACGCACCAATTTGTTCCGTGCAGTTTTTCGCATTCGCTCTGTTGCGGCTGCTTCTATTCATCGCTTCTTTCAGGAGCGCGGTTTTGTATACGTAAACACCCCTGTTATCACGGCTAATGATGCTGAGGGTGCAGGCGAGATGTTTCATGTAACAACAATTGACCCTGCAAATCCGCCTCAAACTGAGGAAGGCGCAATAGATTACACGCAGGATTTCTTCGGTAAGCCAGCCTCGTTGACGGTATCGGGTCAGCTTAATGCTGAGAACTTTGCCATGGCCTTTGGTGATGTATACACCTTTGGTCCAACCTTTCGTGCTGAAAACTCAAATACTGCGCGGCATGCAGCTGAGTTTTGGATGATTGAGCCTGAGATTGCCTTTGCCAATCTAAACGATGATATGAACCTCGCCGAAGACATGCTGAAATATGTCATTTCAGATGTTATGCAGACCTGCAAAGACGAACTTACCATGCTCAATACGTTTGTTGATAAGGGGCTCATCGAGCGCCTAACGCACGTGGCTCATTCAGATTTTGCACGTGTGACCTACACAGAGGCAATTGATATTCTTGAGCAAGCGGTTGCAGCTGGTCATAGCTTTGAGTTCCCAGTTTCATGGGGTATTGACCTTCAAACCGAGCATGAGCGTTTCTTAACCGAGCAGCATTTTAAGTGCCCAACCTTTGTAACCGACTATCCGCGTGACATCAAGGCCTTCTACATGCGTCTCAATGAGGACGGCAAAACGGTGGCTGCAATGGATTGTTTAGTGCCTGGCATTGGTGAGATTATTGGTGGCAGTCAGCGCGAGGAGCGGCTTGAGGTGCTGGAGCAGCGAATTGCTGAGCTGGGTATGGAAGCTGAGCAATATCGTCACTACCTCGACCTGCGGCGCTATGGCAGCTGTGCACATGCAGGCTATGGCTTGGGTTTTGAGCGTTTGGTTATGTATCTCACGGGTGTTTCTAATATTCGCGACGTTATTCCGCATCCGCGCACGGTAGGAAACGCTGAGTTTTAGAAGGTGGTCACCCGCCGGTACTGTTAGTTGCTGGCGGTGGCTCCAAGCTCGTTGATAAGGCAATCCACTTGACAGCTGAGCATGGTGCTCAGGGCTGCTTGGTGATTTTTGGCATTGGTGCCTGCACAAAGGTTTCCCCATACCACCAGGGGTACCTCTGGAAGGCTCGCCTTGATGAGCAGAGCATTACTTGCAACGCAAATATCGGTCGCCACACCGCAAAGCTCAATGCGGTCTATGGCTTGTTTGCGATGCTCTTGTGCTAACCAATCAGCCAGTGCGATAGAGCCAAAGGTAGGTTTTTCAAAAACACGTACCTTGCGTTCTGCTTGCAGGCGGGCGAGTGCGGGAATAAGCTGCCAGCCTTCGGTATTTGCTATACAGTGCTTAATGGGAAGGCGTCTGCCTTCCTGTGTTTCGGAGTAGTGCTCATCGTGGGTATCCTGTGTAAATACCAGTGTACCAGGATAGCTTTGTGCATAGGCAACCACCTGATCGGCAATGGCCACGGCTGCTGCTGAACCCATGCTTCCGGTAACAAAGTCATTTTGCATATCAATAACAACCAAGTACGAGTTTGACATGGTGCCTCCTCAGCACGGTAGTTTTATAAAGCCGCAGCTACTAAGGATTATATGGTCTGTATCTATATGCGAGCGTGAGAGGAGCAAAATACCAGAATAACAAGCAAATATGCTGAGATGTGTTTTGCAGTTTGGCATATTTGAGCGTGCATCTACAGGTGTAAAGAGTTGATGCGAGCATCAGCGCGTTACGCTCTCGTTTGTTCGTTTGCCCGTGCGTCTGTTTGCTCGTGTGCCCGTTTGTCAGTGCGCCCGTTTTCCCCTGTCCGTGATAGTGCATTCTCTTCGTATTTTTGAACTGTGGTGAAAAAACTGGCGACGTCGCGGAATAATGGCTGCAAACACAAGTGACATCTTAGAAGGATAGCAATATGTTTGATGATGGAATACAGCTGGGTCGCAACGATATGTGCTGGTGTGGCAGCGAGAAAAAATATAAGAAGTGCCATATGGGCTTTGATGAGCGCTTGCAACAATGTGCGCACGCAGGCGCAGAGGTTTTGCCACGTTCCTTATATAAAACAGCGGCAGACATTGAAGGTATGAAAAAAAGCGCTGAGATTAATCGCGGCGCACTTGATTATGTTGCCGCACACATTAAACCCGGTATCTCAACGGCTGAGATAGACCGTTGGGTACATGATTACACCGTTGAGCATGGCGCTATTCCGGCACCTCTTAATTATGAGGGTTTCCCTAAGTCGTGTTGTACCTCAATAAATAATGTAGTGTGTCACGGTATACCCTCTGAGCAGGAAATTCTCAATGAAGGTGACATTATCAATGTAGACTGCTCAACTATTCTAAATGGCTATTTCTCCGATTCGTCGCGAATGTTCCTAGTCGGTGAGGTGTCTGATGAGCGCCAGCGCTTGGTTGAAGTGACAAAACGCTCGGTTGAGGCTGGGCTTGCGGCAGTAAAGCCGTGGGGTTATCTGGGTGATGTTGCGCATGCGGTACAGACCTGTGTTGAAGAGGCGGGTATGAGCGTGGTGCGTGAGTTTGGCGGACACGGTATTGGCCTCGAGTTTCACGAAGACCCCTTTGTAGGTTTTGTTGGTGAGCCGGGTGAAGGTGTGGTACTTGCGCCGGGCTTTTGTTTTACGATTGAGCCTATGGTAAACGCTGGTCGCCCACAGATACATATAAGCGAGGACGATGGCTGGACAGTGACTACCGCTGACGGGTCTGATTCTGCGCAGTGGGAGGTTCAGCTGGTGGTAACTGAGGAGGGCTACGAGCTTCTGAGTTGGTAACTACGCCACAGCGCAGAAAGAACTTACATGACCTTTGTCCAGCTAAAATATGTACTTGCAATTGCCTGTGAAGGCTCGATGAGTCGTGCTGCTAAGGCGTTGTTTATTTCTCAGCCATCGCTTTCAAATGCCGTGCAAGAGCTTGAGTCTGAACTGGGAATTACGCTGTTTCATCGCACCACAACAGGTGTGGTTGTTACTACTGACGGTGCTGAGTTTTTGCGATATGCCCACCAGGTTATTGAACAGACCAAGCTAATTGAGGAGCGCTATTTTGGTAGCGCTCCCATTAAGCATCAGTTTTGTGTGTCGACGCAGCACTATTCGTTTGCGGTTGAAGCCTTTGTCGAGTTAATTCGGCAGCTCGGTGGTCCAGAATACGACTTTCGTTTACGAGAAACACAGACCTTTGAGATTATCGAGGATGTAGCAGCTCTTCGCTCTGAGGTGGGCGTGCTCTACCTCAACGACTTTAATCGTAGTGTGATAGAAAAATGCCTCGCTGATAATGAGCTTATCTTTACCCAGCTGTTTGTTGCAAAGCCACATGTCTTTGTTGGAGCACATTCGCCTTTAGCAGGTCTACCTTCCGTAACGCTTCATGATTTGGCACCATTTCCGCGACTTTCGTATGAGCAGGGTGATGAGCATAATGCCTTTTATTTTGCTGAGGAGTTGCAGAGCACGCGGGAGAGCGCGAAAGATATTTTGGTGCGTGACCGTGCAACCTTGTTTAATCTCATGTTGGGGCTAGACGGTTATACAATAAGCAGTGGGGTCATTAATGCAGAGCTTAACGGGCCACAGATTGTTGCAGTTCCTCTGGATGTGGATGATGCCATGGAAATTGGCTACATCACGCATACTCGGGTGGCGCCGGGTGTCTTTGCCGAGCGCTATATTGCAGAACTCAAACGATGTGCCGATGCCGCTCGTCAATCAGGGATTGCGCAATAGGGCAATAGAGCAATAGGGCAATTGGGTCTGAACGCGTTTTGCTTTTCGGGGCTTTCTTAGACTGCTCTATCTACCTCGTATTATAGAGAAAAGCTATAGCCCATAATTACTACTTTGTATTTCCCGTATTGAGTATGTCTTGCTACGATGCTGCGCAGTGTTAAAACGTATGCCTCTAGCAGGTATGGATAGATACAGGAGAAGATGCAATGGCAGATGTACATGCACCGTTTCGTTTTGATTATGTAGGCAGTTTTTTGCGCCCTGATGTGCTCAAGCAAGCGCGTGCTGACGCTGAAGCAGGTCTTTTGAGTGCCGAGCAGCTGCGAGTGGTTGAAGACGTTTGCATTCGCGATTTGGTAAAAAAGCAGCAATCAGCAGGCTATGCGGTAATTACTGATGGCGAGTTTCGTCGGAGCTATTGGCATCTCGACTTCATGTGGGGCTTAAACGGGATTGAGCACCTTGAACTCGACCACGGGTATTTTTTCCATGGCGAAGAAACAACACATGGTTCAGCTGAAGTTTCAGGCAAAATCAGCGGAGAGCATCATCCCTTTGTTGAGGACTTCAAGTTTGTTCAGGCGCTTTGTGATGAGCATACCGTTGCAAAGCAGTGTATTCCCGCGCCAGCACAGACTCTCGCCGAGCTGTTTCGTGAGGATAATGGCATTACTACGCGCAAGTTTTATCCTAGTGACGATGAGCTTATTCATGATTTAGCCGCTGCGTATCACACAGTTATTCTCGATTTGTATGAGGCGGGCTGCCGCAATATTCAGCTTGACGATTGCACTTGGGGCATGCTGGTTGATGATGGCTATTGGGCACATAAGATGAACGAGGGCGTAAGCTTTGAGGAGGAGGCTGAGCGTTTCTTGACGGTCAATAAT
This region of Collinsella sp. zg1085 genomic DNA includes:
- a CDS encoding PTS fructose transporter subunit IIC, yielding MAEIQRKGAKAKKKSELVRMKDAIMTGVSYMIPFIVGGGVLQGIAKAMGGYDIAAQAANLPWSEFTLAMTIHAIGAAIFTVAVPIIGAYVAFALADKPGIAPGFAVGVVSTTVAAGFLGALVGGIMAAYVTNYLKELSRKVPEDVKSVFPILLIPVGSTLICCLMMWYVIGVPIGWLMTGLETLLTNLQGFGRFAFGAAIGAGMSTDQGGPISKAVALFTNGLNTQGILGPTASKMCGGMQNPLGICIAMLLGGKKKFSKKERSTIVSGLVLGCCYIQEYVIPFLIKDTWRCIIPCMIGGAVSGGTVMLLGVESAAVHGGVFVVAMMSNPLVFVGCWLLGACVTGVLYAILRQPLEPDMTDGGNAILDQLMD
- a CDS encoding class II fructose-bisphosphate aldolase gives rise to the protein MYVSMKEMLLHASEHRYAVMAINCVNLEQAKAICYAADAEAAPVIINISPRQMKAHATPEVMVPLIRALAEPLDVPVALNLDHGAEFKDITRCIRAGYSSVMVDASQYDFEENIRRTRLVTALAHERGISVEAELGHVGQAAAGDGQEADFYTRVDKAVEFVERTHCDALAVAIGTAHGSYPDNYVPQLDFDRLAQLKEALNMPLVLHGGSGAGEANIRKAVALGINKINVCTDLFRHQRAAMHKQLNTEPTIDYMDIQMHGMQAACAFIRSYMHMIGSSGRYQFRHTGDAYD
- a CDS encoding iron-containing alcohol dehydrogenase, translating into MINFEFLVPTKVLFGKDTEAEAGRLVKEFGGHKVLLHWGGSYVRETGLLQRVQAGLDAEHISYVEFDGVVPNPRLSLVKRGVELCRREGVDFVLAIGGGSAIDSAKAIAYGLANDFELEDLFMHKVTTNAIAKLGAITTLAGTGSETSNSTVINVDTLDTGVEYKRSYNHECARPLFAIMNPELTYSVPAFQTAAPGADIMLHTMERYFTQERGAHLTDALAEALMRTVRTAVPEAVAHPQSYEARANLLWAGSLSHNGLTGAGVVGDFACHAIEHEIGALFDVAHGAGLTAIWSSWARYVIDACPERFAQFAVNVFGVTQDFSNPKKTGLRGIQAWEHWCLSIGLPITLGELGIFPTDAELTAIAKGACAARGTEKIGAFMQLGTDDIEAILRMAQG
- a CDS encoding PTS sugar transporter subunit IIA produces the protein MTEFVRAQNVYLDVELHSKDEVLLFLSQMAEQCGYTANAEVVKRAFVEREALGPTGMIDGIAVPHAKSAAISHAGVLVVRFTEALDTWESIDGSPVSVAIALLVPEAASGDGHVALLARVARAHMDNELRTCIKISDDPAHVAACINALLD
- the asnS gene encoding asparagine--tRNA ligase; protein product: MDRIKIAQLYADAATFAQQTITVAGWVKSVRDMKNFGFVTLNDGSCFADLQVVMNRDSLPNYDDIAHQNVSAALIATGTIKLTPDAPQPFELVASSMVVEGTSTPEYPLQKKRATLEFLRTQQHLRPRTNLFRAVFRIRSVAAASIHRFFQERGFVYVNTPVITANDAEGAGEMFHVTTIDPANPPQTEEGAIDYTQDFFGKPASLTVSGQLNAENFAMAFGDVYTFGPTFRAENSNTARHAAEFWMIEPEIAFANLNDDMNLAEDMLKYVISDVMQTCKDELTMLNTFVDKGLIERLTHVAHSDFARVTYTEAIDILEQAVAAGHSFEFPVSWGIDLQTEHERFLTEQHFKCPTFVTDYPRDIKAFYMRLNEDGKTVAAMDCLVPGIGEIIGGSQREERLEVLEQRIAELGMEAEQYRHYLDLRRYGSCAHAGYGLGFERLVMYLTGVSNIRDVIPHPRTVGNAEF
- a CDS encoding cysteine hydrolase family protein; translation: MSNSYLVVIDMQNDFVTGSMGSAAAVAIADQVVAYAQSYPGTLVFTQDTHDEHYSETQEGRRLPIKHCIANTEGWQLIPALARLQAERKVRVFEKPTFGSIALADWLAQEHRKQAIDRIELCGVATDICVASNALLIKASLPEVPLVVWGNLCAGTNAKNHQAALSTMLSCQVDCLINELGATASN
- the map gene encoding type I methionyl aminopeptidase, with amino-acid sequence MFDDGIQLGRNDMCWCGSEKKYKKCHMGFDERLQQCAHAGAEVLPRSLYKTAADIEGMKKSAEINRGALDYVAAHIKPGISTAEIDRWVHDYTVEHGAIPAPLNYEGFPKSCCTSINNVVCHGIPSEQEILNEGDIINVDCSTILNGYFSDSSRMFLVGEVSDERQRLVEVTKRSVEAGLAAVKPWGYLGDVAHAVQTCVEEAGMSVVREFGGHGIGLEFHEDPFVGFVGEPGEGVVLAPGFCFTIEPMVNAGRPQIHISEDDGWTVTTADGSDSAQWEVQLVVTEEGYELLSW
- a CDS encoding LysR family transcriptional regulator; this encodes MTFVQLKYVLAIACEGSMSRAAKALFISQPSLSNAVQELESELGITLFHRTTTGVVVTTDGAEFLRYAHQVIEQTKLIEERYFGSAPIKHQFCVSTQHYSFAVEAFVELIRQLGGPEYDFRLRETQTFEIIEDVAALRSEVGVLYLNDFNRSVIEKCLADNELIFTQLFVAKPHVFVGAHSPLAGLPSVTLHDLAPFPRLSYEQGDEHNAFYFAEELQSTRESAKDILVRDRATLFNLMLGLDGYTISSGVINAELNGPQIVAVPLDVDDAMEIGYITHTRVAPGVFAERYIAELKRCADAARQSGIAQ
- a CDS encoding 5-methyltetrahydropteroyltriglutamate--homocysteine S-methyltransferase, producing MADVHAPFRFDYVGSFLRPDVLKQARADAEAGLLSAEQLRVVEDVCIRDLVKKQQSAGYAVITDGEFRRSYWHLDFMWGLNGIEHLELDHGYFFHGEETTHGSAEVSGKISGEHHPFVEDFKFVQALCDEHTVAKQCIPAPAQTLAELFREDNGITTRKFYPSDDELIHDLAAAYHTVILDLYEAGCRNIQLDDCTWGMLVDDGYWAHKMNEGVSFEEEAERFLTVNNLALENLPQDLTVTTHVCRGNYHSTYACTGPYDRVAPYLFARERVDAFYLEFDDERSGGFECLAELPTDKKVVLGLVTSKRPELESAELIKARVAEAAAFVDRERLYLSPQCGFASCEIGNKLSEAEQWAKLAHVRALAEEIWA